TTAATCTGGAAATCTTTCACTCCTTTAGAATCCATGAATTTTTGAACAACTTGCGTACCTCCGATTAACCTTAATAATACATCACAACCATTGTTATCGCTCCATGCAACGGTATAATTAATGATTTCACTTAAAGAAAGTTCCACATTTCCGTTAGGATATTTTTCCCGAATCGGCGACCATGTATTTTCCAGCAAATCGCTTTTTTTAATTAAAATTTTCTGGTCTAATGAAAGTTTTCCCTTATCTACTAAATCGAGAACTGCAGCTGCAATATGAAACTTAAAAACACTAAGCATTGGAAGTTTTGTAGTTGCATTTTTATTGTATTTAAAACCATCTTCAAAACCTAAAACAGAAACTCCGACAGTTGCTTTTTTACCTTTAATAATTGAATCGACTTTTTGTGCTAAAACAGATTTCTGAGCAAAAGTAAATACTGAAATCAATAGAAAAAGAAGTGCTGTTTTTTTCATAATATTCTGTTTAAAAACAAATCCCTTTTAGACAATAAAAGGGATTTGCAATTTAAGATTTTTTACTATTTTAAACTTAAAATAATTTACTTATTTGAATTTGTATCCTAGTCCGATGCCTGGTTTCCAGCTTCCGTTATCTGTCGAAGTTTTGGTGTTGTAATAGAAAGGGATTTGTAATACAATTTTTTTATAGATTACCGCAAAACCAATTCCTAAAGTCGGCATTATTGTACTGTTTTGGGTTCCGGACGACTGATCTTGTTTTATTCTCAGAGAAGGAAGCATCCCCATCATCAGTTTGGTGTTTTTGTATGTGAAATTTATGTTGGGACCTGTAAAGTTTAGAAAAGCGCCGTGATCAACATATCCTGCAACTGCAATTCCATCAAAAAAAGAAATATTTAATTTTGAATCTTTCTCCTGAGAAAAATAAAGACCGGAGATGAGAATTCCGAACCCGTAAAAAAGTTTTTTCATGATAAATCATTTAATCAAAGCACAAAATTAGCCTGACTAAATGCTTTTTTAGGATCGATGTAATAAAGCGGTGAGATTTTGCAGTGAAAATAAAAAGGTTTGAAATATCTCTACTTTCCGAACATTTCCATTAAAGAATTTTTATAAGTATCACCAATCTGAAGTTTTAAAAACTGGTCAGATTCATTGGAAATCGTTGTGATTATTTCGTTGGTTGACAAAACTTTTACAGATGATAAAGCAATAATTTCTTTCTTATTTACCTGTGCAAAATCTTTTGAAGGAAGCATTTCCAGAAGAGATTTGAAATTGAGATTTTTTAGAACAATCGTCGTTCCGTCTTTCAGAATAATGTCTTTATCACGACTGTCGATCTCAGAGGTTTTAATATAAGCGATCTGTTCAGTGAAGATCGTGGATTTACCAATGTTGGTATTCCATTCGATGAACTCTTTTTTCTGACTGTTGTTTAAAAGATCTGCCGCTTTTTCAAACGCCTGAATCAGTCTTTCTTTTTTGATCGGTTTTCTTACATAATCTACCACATTCAGATCAAAAGCTTCTGCAGCATATTCTTTGTAAGCCGTTGTAAAAATGATTTTTTTTGAATCGGAAATCAATTCGGCAACCTGCAGACCGGTCATTCCCGGCATTTCTATATCTAAAATACAGAGATTGCAGTCTATATTTTTTATTTCGTTGAGGAAGATTTTAGGGTCGTTGAAAGCTTTTACAACTTCTACATTTTCAATCTGTTCGCATAAAAGTTTCAGGTAGCTTATCGCCAACAATTCATCATCAAGAATAACGCATTTTATCATAGAATTCTCCTAAATTGATTGTTAATTCTGCGGTGAAGATACCGTTTTTTGAACTCTTTTGAAGTGAATAAAAATTGGCGTAGATCATTTTTAATCTTTGATCTAAAGACTGACTTCCAAAACCACTGTGATCTTTGTGCAGTACATTTTTAAGCGAAGCTTTGTTACTCACTTTCATAGAAAAAATGCCGCCTTCAAGTTCCAATACAATGGAAATAAAAGAATCTGAAGCCAGAAAATCGGTATGTTTAAAAGCGTTTTCAATTAAGTCAACAGAAAGCAACGGAGCAAATATTTTTTCTTCAAAAACAGCATCTGATTTGTCAATTTTAGATTTAATTCTAAAATCAAAAAGCGGATTGATCTTAATTTTATTAATTTCAATAAGGCTTAAGGCAAAACTTAATTCTTCTTTTGGACTTACAAATTTGTTGTTGCTTTCGTACAGAATATAGTCGAGAACATTGGCAAGTTTGTCAAGCGACATATACGTTTGATAAGCATGAGACTGTACAGAATTGAGAATATTTTTAAATAAATGTGGATTGAGCTTGGTTCCTATATGTTCCAGCTGAAACTCATTCAGTTTATGCTCAATGAGTTTATTGCTTTCAGAAAGTTTTACGTTTCTGTTTTTTAATCGCTGATTTTGACTGAAAAGATAAATACTTACCGTAAGAAAAAAGAAAATAGCAAATACTCCAAAGAAGATCAGATAATCATGAATCATGTAGTAATTGCCATCCATTTTAAGTGAAATATTTAGATGAAATTTATTTCTTTCAAATAGTTAAAACTAAGACTTGATAATTTTAATTGCCACGAATGCACGAATAATAATTAATGAGAATTTGTTTATTCGTGGCTAAAAAATATTTTATTTAAGCTTTTTCAAAGAATTAAGAACTGCTTTTTCCTCACACTTTTCAAAAGTGATTTCGTATGAAGGATTTTTCTCAGGATAAGTGATCACATAATCCGGGCAAGGTTTTTTCTGAGCGTGACTTCTTTCAAAATCTATTTTACCTAAAGTAATAATACTATCTTTTAAAAACTTTTCGTCAACTTTTAAAGTCTTCATTTCGTTTTTAAAATTTTCAGAATACTCAAAATCTTTTGAAAGAGTTTCAGCTATTACACGGCTGTTTGGTAAATAACCGCTGCAGCTTGCTCCTTTTGCATTAAGTACAAAAAATACGATGATAAGTCCGGGAATAAGCCCGATCAAAAAGAATTTTATTTTCTTCATACGTTGATTTTACAATCTATAATTGATGAATGATCATTGATAAATGATGATCGATTCTTTGTTTTCGAAAAATTTATTAGAATATTAAAAGATTGATGTCGTGATACGTAAGTCCGAAACGGTCGCAGATCACTTTTTTGGTATGTCTGCCTTTGTACATATACAAACTCTGCTTCATTTCGTTTTTGCGGATCAGCATGTTTTCAAAACCACCTTCCAGATCGTAGTTCAAAATATAGGATAGGAAGAAATTAGAGATTGCTTTTGTTGTTGTTCTCGGCATTTTTGACGTAAGATTCGGTAATCCGCAGTGAATAACGCCGTGTTTGATGATGTAAGGATCATCCATTGTGGTCAACTCAGAAGTTTCGATGGCTTTTCCGTTATCGATAACGATGTCGATGATGACGCTGCCTTTTTTCATTTTCATTACCATATCTTCGGTAACGATGGGTTGCATATTGAGTCTTGGTAAAGCGCCGATTACAACGTCGGCTCTTCTTAAACTTTTGCTTAATTCTTTAGGATCGATGATCGATGTTGGAACTCTGCTGTCTACCAAAGTGTGAAGCCTTCTCAGTTTTGAGAGTGAATTGTCAAAAACTTTTACACTTGCTCCTAAACCGATCGCTGCTTTTGTAGCAAATTCTCCAACGATTCCAGCTCCTAAAACCACAACTTCTGTAGGTCTTACTCCGGTGATTCCACCAAGCATTAAACCGTTTGATAAGGCTAATAATTCTGAAGCGTATAAAATAGAAACAGAACCAGCAATTTCTCCGATCAGTCTTACTAACGCAAGTTGCTTGTATTCATCTGCAATAAATTCAAATGCAATGGCATTGATTTTTTTCTCAGCAATTTTTGTGAAATAATCTTTATCTCTTAAATTGATCTGAAGCGCAGAAACTAAGTACGTATTAGGCTTGAAATAATCAATTTCCTCTTCTGTAGGAGGATTGATTTTTAAAACCAAATCCTGAGAAAATGCTTCTTTAGCATCCTGAGTAATTCTTGCTCCTGATTCTGAGTACTGTAAATCTGTGAAAAATGAGCCTTGTCCTGCACCAGATTCAATGATGATTTCGTGACCGTTTTCTACCAAAACCTGTACTGCATCGGGCGTTATGCACGTTCTTCTTTCGTTAAGACAGGTCTCTTTAGGGATTCCTATGCTAAACTGTTTCCCTTTTTTAATAACTTCCAGCTTCTCTTCCTTCGGAATTAATTCTTCCTCTGAAAAAGGAGTAAAAATATTTGTAGTACTCATTTTTGTTTAATTATGACTTACAGATTTTTTTTATTACAATCGATTTCTATAAGCAAAGATATAATATTTAATCGAATGTAATTTCTCTGTTTTCTCCGGTATTATTGATGCTCATCGAGTGATAATTTAACCCGTAAAGTTCGTCTTCATATACTTCTGGCCATTCTATAATGCACAAAAATGCATTGTCAAGATATTCTTCAATACCAATATCATATACTTCTTCTATATTTTTTAAACGATACAGATCGAAATGATAAATTTTTCCTTTTGGCGAACTGTATTCATTTACAATCGAATAAGTAGGAGAGTTTACTTCATCTTTACTGCCTAAGTTTTTAAGCAGAAATTGAGAAAACGTCGTTTTACCTGCTCCCAAATTTCCTTTTAATAAAAGAATATTATATTTCAGCTCAGGTAAAATTGAGTCTACGACTTTTTGCCAGTCTTCTATTTTTTCTATATTAAATTGCATAAGCAAAGATAATTAATTGTACTAAATTTTTAATTCCCAAAACATGAGATTTGATTGGAGATTTTGAAATGTTGAACATACTAAACTTTCAAAAAAGTGTAAACTATCAACTAAAATTAAAAGTTTTATTTTACTTTAAACTCAAAATCCACTGGTAGAGATTATCTGTCCAGTTTTCAAGATGTCCTTTTCCAATTCCTAAGCCAAAACCGTGACCTCCCTTTGGGAAAATATGCATTTCTACCCCTACTTTCTCTTTCTGCAAGGCTTCATAAAAGACAATACTGTTTCTCACAGGCACTGTTTCATCATCTGAAGAATGAATTAAAAATGTGGGCGGAGTCTTACTGTTAATATGTAGTTCGTTGGAATAATTATTTACAAGATCTTGACTTGGATGTAGTCCTAATAAATTTTCCCTTGAGCCTTGATGTCCAAATGCTGAATTCATAGTAATCACAGGATATACTAAAATCATAAAATCTGGTCTTGCGCTGATTGATTCAATTTCTGATTTTGGCAATTTGTCTTCACTGTCAAAATGAGTTCCCAATGTTGAAGCAAGATGACCTCCCGCTGAAAAACCCATAATTCCAATTTGGTTTTCAGCGATATTCCATTTTTTAGCGTTAGTTCTTACAATTCTTATGGCTCGTTTGGCGTCTTGCAATGGAGCTTCGCTTGGAATAATTAATGATTTTGATACAGGAAGTCTGTATTTTAAGACAAATGCTGCAATACCTTTAGAATTAAACCATTTAGCAATATCAGTACCTTCACCATCGTAAGCTAAACCTCGATAACCACCTCCTGGACAAATAACTACTGCTTTGCCAGTTGCGATTTTTTTGGAAGGTAAATAAATTTCTAACGTAGGTTTTTGAACGTTTTCAATCCACAAAATAGTTGTTTCACTTGAAGTTTCTTTTTCCTGAGTCGGTTTTTGATTTGGAATCTGTTCGCCCCAAAGTGGAACTATTTCCTGACTGTGAAATATAGCAAATGATGAAAGTAATAAGCTAAGCGAAAGAATTTTTTTCATTGCTGAAATTTTTATTTAATTGTTTTCAAATTTAAGGTAAATTGGGATTCTAATTTGTCATTCTGAAAGAATCTAAATTTTTTTAGAAATTACGATCTTTCAAATTTGTAAGGAAATTTATACACATTTAATTATTAAATGGAAAAAGGAAATATCAATCTAAAAAAAATGGGAATCAATAAAATTTTTATCATTATTAATGCTATATGCCATTTTCTTTTCTTGCCGTAGTCATGAGGTTGTTTTGCATTACAAAAAAGAAAATTTTAGAGTACTACAAAATTAGCCCAAACCAATACTGAAATTCGTATTTTTGCCAATATGATTTCCAAACAGACGATAGATAAAATATTTTCCACAATCCGCGTAGAAGAGATTGTTGGCGAATATGTGCAACTGAAAAGAGCGGGATCAAATTTTAAAGGTCTGAGTCCGTTTCATGAAGAAAAATCGCCCAGTTTTGTAGTTTCTCCAAGTAAGCAAATTTGGAAAGATTTCTCAACCGGAAAAGGAGGAACTGCGATTTCTTTTTTAATGGAAATTGAAAACTTTACCTATCCTGAAGCTCTTCGTCATGCTGCCAAAAAATACGGAATCGAAATTGAAGAAGATCAGCGTGAATTTTCTGAGGAAGCAAAAAATGCACAGTCTGAAAAAGATTTATTGTATAAAATTCATGAGGTTGCCAATGATTTTTATCAGAATACGCTTTGGGAAAATGATGAAGGCAGAGCGATCGGTCTTTCGTATTTCAGAGAGCGTGAACTGAAAGATGATATCATTAAAAA
Above is a window of Chryseobacterium scophthalmum DNA encoding:
- the bla-A gene encoding CGA/CIA family class A beta-lactamase, with protein sequence MKKTALLFLLISVFTFAQKSVLAQKVDSIIKGKKATVGVSVLGFEDGFKYNKNATTKLPMLSVFKFHIAAAVLDLVDKGKLSLDQKILIKKSDLLENTWSPIREKYPNGNVELSLSEIINYTVAWSDNNGCDVLLRLIGGTQVVQKFMDSKGVKDFQIKHNEEQMHKGAKYLYENYTTTNSLSQLYKKFYDGKILSEKSTKFLYDIMLNTSTGGNKLKEQLPKQSIAHKTGSSGKDGDLTIAENDSGIVTLPNGKHYAIVVFISNSTETDEVNCKMISDISKAVWDHFNK
- a CDS encoding LytR/AlgR family response regulator transcription factor; the encoded protein is MIKCVILDDELLAISYLKLLCEQIENVEVVKAFNDPKIFLNEIKNIDCNLCILDIEMPGMTGLQVAELISDSKKIIFTTAYKEYAAEAFDLNVVDYVRKPIKKERLIQAFEKAADLLNNSQKKEFIEWNTNIGKSTIFTEQIAYIKTSEIDSRDKDIILKDGTTIVLKNLNFKSLLEMLPSKDFAQVNKKEIIALSSVKVLSTNEIITTISNESDQFLKLQIGDTYKNSLMEMFGK
- a CDS encoding histidine kinase; this translates as MDGNYYMIHDYLIFFGVFAIFFFLTVSIYLFSQNQRLKNRNVKLSESNKLIEHKLNEFQLEHIGTKLNPHLFKNILNSVQSHAYQTYMSLDKLANVLDYILYESNNKFVSPKEELSFALSLIEINKIKINPLFDFRIKSKIDKSDAVFEEKIFAPLLSVDLIENAFKHTDFLASDSFISIVLELEGGIFSMKVSNKASLKNVLHKDHSGFGSQSLDQRLKMIYANFYSLQKSSKNGIFTAELTINLGEFYDKMRYS
- a CDS encoding alanine dehydrogenase → MSTTNIFTPFSEEELIPKEEKLEVIKKGKQFSIGIPKETCLNERRTCITPDAVQVLVENGHEIIIESGAGQGSFFTDLQYSESGARITQDAKEAFSQDLVLKINPPTEEEIDYFKPNTYLVSALQINLRDKDYFTKIAEKKINAIAFEFIADEYKQLALVRLIGEIAGSVSILYASELLALSNGLMLGGITGVRPTEVVVLGAGIVGEFATKAAIGLGASVKVFDNSLSKLRRLHTLVDSRVPTSIIDPKELSKSLRRADVVIGALPRLNMQPIVTEDMVMKMKKGSVIIDIVIDNGKAIETSELTTMDDPYIIKHGVIHCGLPNLTSKMPRTTTKAISNFFLSYILNYDLEGGFENMLIRKNEMKQSLYMYKGRHTKKVICDRFGLTYHDINLLIF
- the tsaE gene encoding tRNA (adenosine(37)-N6)-threonylcarbamoyltransferase complex ATPase subunit type 1 TsaE, translating into MQFNIEKIEDWQKVVDSILPELKYNILLLKGNLGAGKTTFSQFLLKNLGSKDEVNSPTYSIVNEYSSPKGKIYHFDLYRLKNIEEVYDIGIEEYLDNAFLCIIEWPEVYEDELYGLNYHSMSINNTGENREITFD
- a CDS encoding alpha/beta hydrolase; the encoded protein is MKKILSLSLLLSSFAIFHSQEIVPLWGEQIPNQKPTQEKETSSETTILWIENVQKPTLEIYLPSKKIATGKAVVICPGGGYRGLAYDGEGTDIAKWFNSKGIAAFVLKYRLPVSKSLIIPSEAPLQDAKRAIRIVRTNAKKWNIAENQIGIMGFSAGGHLASTLGTHFDSEDKLPKSEIESISARPDFMILVYPVITMNSAFGHQGSRENLLGLHPSQDLVNNYSNELHINSKTPPTFLIHSSDDETVPVRNSIVFYEALQKEKVGVEMHIFPKGGHGFGLGIGKGHLENWTDNLYQWILSLK